A single window of Shewanella sp. Choline-02u-19 DNA harbors:
- a CDS encoding DUF6701 domain-containing protein: MIKKSLLVLLSTLLPVSFSPFVWAFDNIDLNATFPAVVQGHHGTSNQQCSGDGAYDKQLEQKHDAKINGTEGLDLNFCSSAEGKKDWPSDGCDTNTSGYQECSITFSDIAGISLSGNNAFKSTSSNVKVNSCPSAILGDDGNTEFKEIKLDDECTISFSSSNTEYRIKKLELKDGGELILPAGDYWIEEIKKDSEDLTIRPQGDVRIFIGEGGGGHAHLKDFIVTENPTGTTTLVVYDHLELKDSSVVNAYIYADVHVTLKDDAIINGRVTSGRLKMENESVINDSDMTPQKFDIKFGKSTTNSVTFDTAFPAGETPLIFLMPTVNSSNPTQRDGPASVFLTSVSSSGFSWEQSEPDIPWWQSDLDSLAMPEVHWVAVLPGEQSLENGTQVKAGLVAVDYPLYVSSNYYESISTNKSYDVVLSQIQSKRNPCWLTSTAKVSSSQISIGIDVSEVVDAGSGNGFGNKYCQPGDIKLNKLASEDVAYFALQAGDGTFELNGENIRYQFGVRSNLPITGGSRAVDLNQQCSELNDLISFAGPPIFVAGKQSRKGSNGGWLRRCQLTNNKVSMVVDEDRYQNSERNHLQEDYGFVAFDDPAEPPATNHYRISFSSNGLTCAAKEITIRACSDADCNSELADPATVDLTKNGQTYKTETFIGSTVTDLWHTDAGNVKVGLGGTVPSGPYTCYIDNALVSNENCTLTFADSGLYFDVDNTTACKNSNSFELFAVKKDTQTQQCVPLFAGETRSIDLDFNYVTPNSSAVNERANLTVNSENVPSSSVTLESGTPQGLQVKFDSNGKASLNVNYPEAGKVALIASASIEAADGSGDIELLQHTNEFVSAPDGFHFFNDSGNNGCLTADCTRFASAGEDFKLNVKSVCAVDDNTPYKDRPALKNFQLSDIKIKPILKAPLAINSGDTVDGGIGVIGQNQISFIKASSAPLKLTNQTYSEVGAISFALDGDIDYMGVPIRESKSTSEMFGRFSPFYLSIEENIPSLSAACGTFTYMDQPFGFVVGSEPTIKVVGRNKANAVTNNYQIDDWWRYDGRIWNDRSYSDTSGAKSEDTVALQVLDESTKSGEVKYYPTDSSNAIRRAYLSGAQVHYARTASLAKPFNALFDLDLSATDVTDEDGICHQESALNPSCIGFTFNDIAKDDAFEMRYGRLVMQNAYGPSSEELRLELGTEYVNANAEWVANNDDSCSVFDTNTTSASADTGLALTPQTGLEAVEGFTRSGGAGKAGTVGLGNSFIYFPAPSAEGEVALQLNVDKWLKWYWAYDISALEDPRATAYFGTYRGHDRIIYWREVN; encoded by the coding sequence GTGATTAAAAAAAGCCTGTTAGTCTTATTATCCACATTGCTACCCGTTAGTTTTAGCCCATTTGTTTGGGCTTTTGATAATATTGATTTAAACGCAACTTTTCCCGCTGTAGTGCAGGGGCATCATGGAACATCGAACCAGCAATGTAGTGGTGATGGCGCCTATGATAAGCAATTAGAGCAGAAGCATGATGCGAAAATTAATGGAACTGAAGGATTAGATTTAAACTTTTGTTCTTCAGCTGAGGGAAAGAAAGATTGGCCTTCAGACGGTTGTGATACGAATACCTCTGGCTATCAAGAGTGCTCAATAACGTTTAGCGATATAGCTGGCATTAGTTTGAGCGGAAATAACGCTTTTAAGAGCACTTCTAGTAATGTGAAAGTGAATTCTTGTCCTTCAGCAATATTGGGAGATGATGGCAATACTGAGTTTAAAGAAATAAAGCTGGATGATGAATGTACAATTTCGTTTTCCTCAAGTAATACCGAGTATCGTATTAAGAAATTGGAGCTGAAAGATGGCGGGGAACTCATTCTTCCAGCTGGCGATTATTGGATAGAAGAGATAAAAAAAGATAGTGAAGATCTTACTATTCGCCCGCAGGGAGACGTGCGGATATTTATTGGTGAAGGAGGTGGAGGTCATGCACACCTCAAAGATTTTATCGTTACAGAGAATCCAACCGGGACAACGACATTAGTTGTATACGACCATTTAGAGTTAAAGGACAGCTCCGTCGTCAATGCCTATATATACGCGGATGTGCACGTAACTCTGAAAGACGATGCCATTATAAACGGACGTGTTACCAGTGGTCGCCTGAAAATGGAGAATGAGAGCGTTATCAACGATAGCGATATGACTCCTCAAAAGTTTGATATTAAATTTGGCAAAAGTACTACAAATTCAGTAACGTTTGATACAGCATTCCCTGCGGGTGAAACACCACTGATTTTTCTTATGCCAACAGTTAATAGCTCAAACCCTACCCAAAGAGATGGTCCTGCATCTGTCTTTCTGACTAGTGTTTCTAGCAGTGGTTTTAGTTGGGAGCAAAGCGAGCCCGATATTCCGTGGTGGCAGTCAGATCTAGATTCGCTTGCTATGCCTGAAGTTCATTGGGTTGCGGTACTGCCGGGCGAGCAATCTTTAGAAAATGGTACTCAGGTAAAAGCAGGGTTGGTGGCGGTTGATTATCCGTTATATGTGAGTTCTAACTATTACGAGTCAATATCCACTAATAAATCTTACGATGTAGTTTTATCTCAAATCCAGTCTAAACGTAATCCTTGCTGGTTAACGAGTACAGCTAAAGTATCAAGCTCACAAATATCTATCGGCATAGATGTGTCTGAGGTTGTTGATGCAGGCTCTGGTAATGGTTTTGGCAATAAATATTGTCAGCCAGGAGATATAAAACTTAATAAGTTAGCAAGTGAGGATGTTGCTTATTTTGCATTACAAGCAGGAGATGGAACTTTTGAGCTGAATGGTGAAAATATTCGCTACCAATTTGGCGTCAGGTCGAATCTTCCAATTACTGGAGGCTCCAGAGCGGTAGACTTAAATCAACAATGTAGTGAACTAAACGATCTCATCTCCTTTGCTGGCCCACCCATTTTTGTTGCTGGTAAGCAATCAAGAAAAGGTTCTAACGGAGGATGGTTAAGGCGTTGCCAGCTAACTAATAATAAAGTGAGTATGGTTGTAGATGAAGACAGGTATCAAAATTCTGAAAGGAATCATCTTCAAGAAGATTATGGCTTTGTCGCTTTTGACGATCCAGCTGAACCGCCTGCAACTAACCATTACCGCATTAGCTTTAGCTCCAATGGACTTACCTGCGCGGCGAAAGAGATCACCATTAGAGCCTGTAGCGACGCAGACTGTAATTCAGAGTTAGCTGATCCAGCCACTGTTGATTTAACTAAAAATGGTCAAACTTATAAAACAGAGACTTTTATTGGCTCAACAGTGACGGACTTATGGCATACCGATGCTGGGAATGTCAAAGTGGGCTTAGGCGGAACCGTCCCATCAGGTCCTTACACTTGTTATATTGATAATGCATTGGTCAGCAATGAAAACTGTACGTTAACTTTTGCTGATAGTGGCTTATATTTTGACGTAGACAACACCACTGCCTGTAAAAATAGTAATAGCTTTGAGCTATTTGCAGTGAAGAAAGACACACAAACACAACAGTGCGTGCCGTTATTCGCGGGTGAAACTCGCAGTATCGATTTGGACTTTAACTACGTTACCCCCAATAGTAGCGCCGTTAACGAACGCGCAAATCTTACGGTCAATAGTGAAAATGTACCATCAAGTTCAGTCACGCTTGAAAGCGGTACGCCTCAAGGGTTGCAGGTTAAATTTGATAGTAATGGTAAAGCCAGTCTCAACGTAAACTATCCAGAAGCAGGCAAAGTCGCATTAATCGCTAGTGCGTCTATTGAAGCGGCAGATGGCAGTGGTGATATTGAATTGCTGCAACATACAAATGAGTTTGTTTCTGCTCCTGATGGTTTTCATTTTTTCAATGATTCAGGCAATAACGGTTGCTTAACAGCTGATTGCACGAGGTTTGCTAGTGCGGGAGAGGACTTTAAGCTAAATGTAAAATCGGTTTGCGCTGTCGATGATAATACGCCTTATAAGGATAGGCCAGCGTTAAAGAATTTTCAGCTGAGCGACATTAAGATAAAGCCGATTCTTAAAGCGCCATTAGCGATTAACTCTGGCGATACAGTGGACGGTGGAATAGGCGTTATTGGTCAGAACCAGATTAGCTTTATTAAGGCCAGTAGTGCGCCACTTAAACTGACGAATCAAACATATTCAGAAGTGGGAGCGATTAGCTTTGCCTTAGATGGAGACATTGATTACATGGGAGTGCCTATTAGGGAATCTAAATCGACGAGTGAGATGTTTGGCAGGTTTAGCCCATTCTACCTTTCGATTGAAGAGAATATCCCGTCTCTCAGTGCTGCATGCGGTACCTTCACTTATATGGACCAGCCGTTTGGTTTTGTGGTTGGTAGTGAGCCAACCATTAAAGTGGTTGGAAGAAATAAAGCCAATGCAGTGACCAACAACTATCAAATTGATGATTGGTGGCGTTATGACGGTCGAATCTGGAATGATCGCAGTTACAGTGATACTTCGGGCGCTAAGTCTGAAGATACTGTCGCGTTGCAAGTTTTAGATGAGTCTACAAAGTCTGGCGAAGTAAAGTATTATCCGACCGACAGCAGTAATGCAATTCGTCGCGCTTATTTAAGTGGCGCTCAGGTGCATTATGCCCGCACTGCATCGCTAGCAAAGCCGTTTAATGCTCTGTTTGATTTAGATTTGTCGGCAACTGATGTGACCGATGAAGATGGTATCTGCCATCAGGAATCAGCTCTTAATCCGAGCTGTATCGGTTTTACTTTTAACGACATCGCCAAAGATGACGCATTTGAAATGCGCTACGGCCGTTTAGTGATGCAAAACGCCTATGGACCTTCATCGGAAGAACTACGCCTAGAACTTGGCACCGAATATGTTAATGCTAATGCAGAATGGGTGGCGAACAATGATGATAGTTGTTCAGTATTTGATACCAATACCACCAGTGCATCGGCTGACACAGGACTTGCATTAACACCGCAAACTGGGCTTGAAGCGGTTGAAGGCTTTACCCGTTCTGGTGGAGCAGGTAAAGCTGGGACAGTTGGTTTAGGTAACAGCTTTATCTATTTCCCTGCACCTAGTGCAGAGGGTGAAGTCGCTTTGCAGTTAAATGTGGATAAGTGGTTAAAGTGGTATTGGGCGTATGACATTAGTGCATTAGAAGATCCACGAGCGACAGCTTACTTTGGCACCTATAGAGGCCACGATCGCATCATATATTGGCGAGAAGTTAACTAA
- a CDS encoding MSHA biogenesis protein MshP: MSHKYSRFIISSQDTIGHSKQGGSALIIGVFIITVMFLLAATLINVLNDADQQISLEVWGTRAFAAANSGADRALAELFPVDQVGVGACNANTTWNIEAETIPNTTTKLVGFHGCSVVISCNAISTTTLPINMTQYLITSTATCSTGQCDLGASSDTSCIRVNRTVEVEARD; the protein is encoded by the coding sequence ATGTCCCATAAATACAGCCGTTTTATCATTAGCAGCCAAGATACAATCGGCCACTCTAAACAGGGCGGTAGTGCACTTATTATTGGTGTCTTCATCATCACGGTAATGTTTTTGCTTGCAGCGACCTTAATCAATGTACTGAACGATGCCGATCAGCAGATCAGTCTTGAGGTCTGGGGCACTCGGGCATTTGCGGCGGCTAACAGCGGTGCCGATCGCGCGTTAGCCGAACTGTTTCCTGTTGATCAAGTGGGCGTTGGTGCTTGTAACGCAAATACTACTTGGAACATAGAAGCGGAAACTATTCCTAATACCACAACTAAGCTCGTAGGTTTTCATGGCTGCTCAGTAGTCATTAGTTGTAATGCTATTTCCACTACCACTCTGCCGATTAATATGACTCAATATTTGATTACCAGCACAGCCACCTGCAGTACCGGCCAGTGTGACTTAGGCGCAAGTAGTGACACTAGCTGTATCCGCGTTAATCGTACTGTGGAGGTAGAAGCCCGTGATTAA
- a CDS encoding PilW family protein encodes MQRSLIFSLRHKGISNAKRQGFTLVELVTVIIILGILVLGVSSFLIFGTRIFIDSTSVEQVMSQSRFAIERMTRDIRNAVPNSIRVANGASGASAWQCIEMMPITSSSSYILAPIAPLPASNTATVMQGSGAPLVKVDDVTLSLLIYPLSPADVYTSVTSTSGKLFKIDEVTDDSVTNVTTIKFTKSVQFSAMSPRQRYFGVSDAISYCFEGITSELSVLKRYSGYNFNHPNTQPSPTEMGTSVLMAENVVNTIRVNSPMVYTPGTLQNNAMVQLNPLFDIQGQSLQYHHQVQVINVP; translated from the coding sequence ATGCAGCGGTCGTTAATATTCTCCCTGAGGCATAAAGGGATTTCGAATGCTAAGCGCCAAGGATTCACCTTAGTTGAATTGGTAACAGTCATTATCATTCTTGGCATTCTGGTGCTGGGAGTCAGCAGCTTTCTCATTTTTGGCACCCGTATATTTATTGATTCAACCTCAGTAGAGCAGGTAATGAGTCAAAGTCGTTTTGCAATAGAGCGCATGACCCGAGATATCCGTAACGCGGTGCCGAATAGTATTAGAGTGGCTAATGGTGCAAGTGGTGCTAGTGCTTGGCAGTGTATTGAGATGATGCCGATCACCTCAAGCTCATCTTATATTTTGGCGCCTATTGCGCCGTTACCTGCGTCAAATACCGCCACCGTAATGCAAGGGAGTGGCGCACCATTAGTAAAAGTTGATGATGTTACCCTGTCTTTACTGATCTACCCATTAAGCCCTGCTGATGTCTACACATCGGTGACCAGTACTTCGGGAAAGTTGTTTAAGATAGATGAAGTCACTGATGATAGTGTCACTAATGTGACTACTATTAAATTTACAAAAAGTGTTCAGTTTAGTGCCATGTCGCCTCGACAACGTTACTTTGGTGTTAGTGATGCGATAAGTTACTGCTTTGAAGGGATCACTAGCGAGTTGAGCGTACTAAAGCGCTACTCGGGCTATAATTTTAATCATCCAAACACGCAACCTAGCCCAACTGAAATGGGGACGAGTGTATTGATGGCTGAAAATGTGGTCAATACTATCAGGGTCAATAGCCCTATGGTCTATACCCCGGGTACATTACAGAATAATGCCATGGTGCAGCTTAATCCCTTGTTTGATATCCAAGGGCAATCGTTGCAGTACCACCATCAAGTGCAGGTGATAAATGTCCCATAA
- a CDS encoding type IV pilus modification PilV family protein yields the protein MRVNSLFEKRLRQNSSLVNRNGLQINKGFTLIELVVGMVVISIAFVMMSTMLFPQAERAADNLHRVRSAELAHSILNEIWGKRYDQNTNSNGGVPACDAVAKPLLGLPAGVACTAKDKLGPDEVATGVTESRNNYNDVDDYMGLNINSNMLNSSDTYASRYINYALAVKVEYSDGASLNSKLVTVNVTTPSGEVITYNAIRSNY from the coding sequence ATGCGGGTTAACTCATTGTTTGAGAAACGCTTGCGACAAAACTCTAGTTTAGTAAATCGTAATGGTTTGCAAATAAATAAGGGCTTCACGCTCATTGAGTTAGTTGTGGGTATGGTGGTGATCAGTATTGCCTTTGTGATGATGAGTACCATGTTATTTCCACAAGCCGAAAGAGCTGCGGATAATTTGCATAGAGTGCGCTCGGCAGAGTTGGCGCATTCGATATTAAATGAGATCTGGGGCAAGCGCTACGATCAAAATACTAACTCCAACGGTGGTGTCCCTGCTTGCGACGCAGTTGCTAAACCGTTGCTAGGTTTACCGGCTGGAGTGGCTTGTACTGCGAAAGATAAACTTGGACCGGATGAAGTAGCTACAGGTGTCACTGAAAGCCGTAACAACTATAACGATGTTGATGATTATATGGGGCTGAACATTAACAGCAATATGCTTAATAGCAGCGATACCTATGCCAGTCGCTACATCAATTATGCGTTAGCGGTTAAGGTTGAATACAGCGACGGAGCTAGCTTAAACAGTAAATTGGTTACGGTAAACGTCACTACTCCGAGCGGTGAAGTGATCACTTACAATGCGATTAGGAGCAACTATTAA
- a CDS encoding pilus assembly FimT family protein has protein sequence MHTAYRRRGFTLVELVTTIILIAILSVVVIPRLFTTSSYSAFTLREEFIAELRKVQIMAMNNQDRCYRLSVTPTQYQVSRYSGACSGTPVRTDVAQAFQGGAALLLGVKTSFKVEFNSQGVPIVDGSRCSGQCITVKADETQWIAIESEGYIHAG, from the coding sequence ATGCATACAGCGTACCGACGCAGAGGCTTTACGTTAGTTGAGCTCGTGACTACCATTATTCTTATTGCCATTCTTTCGGTGGTGGTCATTCCACGTCTGTTTACGACTTCAAGTTACAGTGCCTTTACACTGCGTGAAGAGTTTATTGCTGAGCTGCGTAAAGTGCAGATTATGGCGATGAATAATCAAGATCGTTGCTATCGCTTATCGGTGACACCCACCCAATATCAAGTATCCCGATACTCTGGTGCTTGTAGCGGCACGCCAGTGCGGACTGATGTTGCGCAAGCCTTTCAAGGCGGCGCTGCATTGTTACTTGGCGTAAAAACCAGCTTTAAGGTTGAATTTAATAGCCAAGGTGTACCGATCGTTGACGGCAGTCGCTGCTCTGGTCAATGCATTACGGTTAAAGCTGACGAAACCCAGTGGATTGCTATCGAGTCAGAGGGCTATATTCATGCGGGTTAA
- a CDS encoding type II secretion system protein, whose protein sequence is MQKQNGFTLIELVVVIIILGILAVTAAPKFINLQSDARASTLQGMKGALQGANSLVFSKAAIAGEEKKGSADGATLGSVNIGTGTLATTNYGYLISTVAQLKNALDINISPSVSTEAGYDANAEWFLIKGTNGASLAKIYQLGSPTASDVTKKCWVEYTPATSSSVSPVYKVVSDDC, encoded by the coding sequence ATGCAAAAACAAAATGGTTTTACGCTAATTGAATTAGTGGTGGTTATTATTATTTTGGGTATTCTGGCAGTAACTGCAGCACCAAAATTTATTAACTTACAAAGTGATGCGCGTGCATCGACTCTACAAGGCATGAAAGGAGCTTTGCAAGGTGCAAACTCTTTAGTTTTTTCAAAAGCCGCAATTGCTGGCGAAGAGAAAAAAGGTTCAGCAGATGGGGCTACACTGGGTTCAGTGAATATTGGGACTGGTACCCTTGCTACGACTAACTATGGATACTTGATCTCAACAGTTGCGCAGTTAAAAAATGCTCTAGATATTAATATTAGTCCTTCAGTCTCGACTGAAGCAGGCTACGATGCGAATGCTGAGTGGTTTTTGATTAAAGGTACTAACGGTGCTTCATTAGCAAAAATTTACCAGTTAGGCTCACCTACAGCTTCTGATGTGACAAAAAAGTGCTGGGTAGAATATACACCAGCGACTTCCTCATCTGTTAGTCCTGTATATAAAGTAGTGAGTGATGATTGTTAA
- a CDS encoding type II secretion system protein, with protein sequence MQKQNGFTLIELVVVIIILGILAVTAAPKFINLQTDARQSSLQGIKGAIQGANGLVFAKAALAGKEKSGDTTVDILGTAATTDDVAITYGYMHATEAAFELAMDAGFDAQTTPPAVQAGTQDWIVVEAGTPATDGTMIIYQRGAPNSTNLCQITYKEATATTIPTFTVADSGC encoded by the coding sequence ATGCAAAAACAAAATGGTTTTACCCTAATTGAATTAGTGGTAGTGATTATTATTTTAGGTATTTTGGCTGTCACTGCAGCACCTAAGTTTATCAATCTTCAGACAGATGCTCGTCAATCTTCTCTGCAAGGTATTAAAGGTGCAATTCAAGGAGCCAATGGTTTAGTTTTCGCTAAAGCTGCTTTAGCTGGAAAGGAGAAATCCGGAGACACAACCGTCGATATTCTTGGAACTGCTGCGACTACAGATGATGTTGCGATCACATATGGCTATATGCATGCAACTGAAGCAGCTTTTGAACTCGCTATGGATGCTGGTTTTGATGCACAAACAACACCTCCCGCTGTTCAAGCAGGTACTCAAGATTGGATTGTCGTAGAAGCTGGGACACCTGCTACTGATGGCACTATGATAATTTATCAGCGTGGTGCACCGAATAGCACTAATTTATGCCAGATAACATATAAAGAAGCAACAGCAACGACTATCCCTACATTTACAGTCGCCGATTCAGGCTGTTAA
- a CDS encoding type II secretion system protein — protein MKQYQKGFSLIELVIVIVILGLLAATAIPRFLNVTEDAEDASVDGVSGGLATAVSFVRSQWEVDGRNNPNVVLDGATISLDDSFGFPTGSTNVDAAAMTDLTCQEVFDNVLQNAPRNVLFNEDARSQRYVVRVESGKGGNGSGTAIDLDGKSVGGIDLCVYYLVESLTLNQNSGIATPAPTRVTGAKTKGVTYNPGNGQVQSFITK, from the coding sequence ATTAAACAGTATCAAAAGGGTTTTTCCCTTATAGAATTAGTGATTGTTATCGTGATTTTGGGTTTGCTGGCAGCAACAGCGATACCACGTTTCCTTAACGTTACCGAAGATGCAGAAGACGCCAGTGTTGACGGTGTTTCTGGTGGTTTGGCTACAGCAGTGAGCTTTGTACGTTCACAGTGGGAAGTTGATGGACGTAATAACCCGAATGTAGTACTCGATGGGGCGACAATTTCTCTAGATGATAGTTTTGGTTTCCCGACTGGAAGTACAAATGTTGATGCAGCAGCTATGACTGATCTTACGTGTCAAGAGGTTTTTGATAACGTGCTGCAAAATGCTCCACGTAATGTTTTATTTAACGAAGATGCTAGAAGCCAAAGGTATGTTGTTAGGGTAGAAAGTGGCAAGGGTGGTAACGGTTCTGGAACTGCTATTGACTTAGATGGGAAATCGGTTGGTGGCATTGATTTATGTGTTTATTATTTAGTTGAATCTTTAACATTAAATCAAAATAGTGGTATAGCAACTCCAGCACCAACACGCGTAACAGGGGCTAAGACCAAAGGTGTAACTTACAACCCTGGTAACGGTCAGGTTCAAAGCTTTATAACTAAATAA
- a CDS encoding type II secretion system F family protein, which yields MPTYQYRGRSALGEQVTGQLDASSESAAADQLMSRGVIPLELSPAKEVKEFTLKSLFKGKVALDELQIFTRQMYSLTRSGIPMLRAIAGLSETTHSQRMKDALNNISEQLTSGRPLSSAMNQHPDVFDALFVSMIHVGENTGKLEDAFIQLSGYIEREQETRRRIKAAMRYPIFVLIAISIAMVILNIMVIPKFAEMFSRFGADLPWATKLLINTSSLFVNYWPAMIVFLIASFVGIRYWHNSEKGERQWDRWKLNIPAVGSIIERSTLSRYCRSFSMMLSAGVPMTQALSLVADAVDNAYMHDSIVGMRRGIESGDSMLRVHNNSQLFTPLVLQMVAVGEETGQIDQLLNDAADFYEGEVDYDLKNLTAKLEPILIGFVACIVLVLALGIYLPMWDMLNVVKGNN from the coding sequence ACCAGCTGATGTCTCGTGGTGTTATTCCGCTTGAGCTATCGCCTGCAAAAGAGGTGAAAGAGTTTACTCTTAAATCGCTTTTCAAAGGCAAAGTGGCGCTGGATGAACTGCAAATATTTACCCGTCAGATGTATTCGTTAACCCGTTCAGGCATTCCAATGTTAAGAGCGATAGCGGGCCTTTCCGAGACCACGCATTCACAACGGATGAAAGATGCACTGAATAATATCTCAGAGCAGCTCACTTCAGGCAGACCCCTTTCATCGGCGATGAACCAACACCCTGATGTATTTGATGCACTCTTTGTATCGATGATCCACGTGGGTGAAAATACCGGTAAGTTAGAAGATGCGTTTATTCAGCTATCAGGATACATAGAGCGTGAACAAGAGACGCGGCGACGAATTAAAGCAGCCATGCGCTACCCTATATTTGTACTTATTGCTATCTCGATAGCGATGGTCATTCTCAATATTATGGTTATTCCAAAGTTTGCTGAAATGTTCTCTCGTTTTGGTGCAGATCTGCCTTGGGCAACTAAGCTGCTGATCAATACATCGAGCCTGTTTGTCAATTATTGGCCAGCGATGATCGTGTTCTTAATTGCATCCTTTGTCGGTATTCGCTACTGGCATAATAGCGAAAAAGGCGAACGACAATGGGATCGTTGGAAACTCAACATTCCCGCAGTGGGCAGTATTATTGAGCGTTCAACACTGTCTCGCTATTGCCGCAGTTTTTCGATGATGCTGAGTGCGGGTGTACCAATGACACAAGCTTTAAGCCTAGTGGCTGATGCTGTTGATAATGCCTATATGCACGACAGCATTGTCGGGATGCGCCGTGGTATCGAATCTGGTGACTCTATGCTTAGAGTGCACAATAATAGTCAATTATTCACCCCGTTAGTGCTACAGATGGTCGCTGTTGGTGAAGAGACCGGCCAAATCGATCAGCTACTTAACGATGCCGCAGACTTCTATGAAGGTGAAGTGGATTACGACCTTAAAAACCTAACGGCAAAATTAGAACCGATATTAATCGGTTTTGTTGCTTGTATCGTATTGGTGCTCGCGCTGGGTATTTATCTACCAATGTGGGACATGTTGAATGTCGTTAAAGGCAATAACTGA